In one window of Gopherus evgoodei ecotype Sinaloan lineage chromosome 9, rGopEvg1_v1.p, whole genome shotgun sequence DNA:
- the CLDN1 gene encoding claudin-1: MASGGLQLLGFVLAFIGWIGIIISAALPQWKMSSYAGDNIVTAQAIYEGLWMSCVMQSTGQMQCKVYDSLLKLEGSLQATRALMVAGILLGLIAIFVAVIGMKCMKCMEDDEVKKMRMAVFGGVIFLIAGFAVLVATSWYGHRVARDFYNPFTPVNTRFEFGQALFIGWAAASLTILGGAFLCCSCPRRETSYPPTRAYPKSAPSAGKDYV, encoded by the exons ATGGCCAGCGGAGGTCTGCAGCTGCTGGGATTCGTGCTTGCTTTCATAGGCTGGATCGGCATCATCATcagtgcagccctgccccagtggAAAATGTCCTCATATGCTGGGGACAACATTGTGACAGCTCAAGCGATCTACGAGGGCCTGTGGATGTCCTGTGTCATGCAGAGCACTGGGCAGATGCAGTGCAAGGTGTATGACTCCCTGCTCAAACTGGAGG GCAGTCTGCAGGCTACCCGGGCACTGATGGTTGCTGGCATACTCCTGGGACTCATTGCCATATTTGTTGCTGTGATTGGCATGAAATGCATGAAATGCATGGAGGATGATGAGGTGAAGAAGATGAGGATGGCTGTCTTTGGGGGCGTGATCTTCCTTATTGCAG GTTTTGCTGTCTTGGTGGCCACATCCTGGTATGGACACCGAGTGGCTCGGGACTTCTACAACCCTTTCACCCCTGTCAACACCAG ATTTGAATTTGGACAGGCCCTCTTCATTGGCTGGGCAGCTGCTTCTCTCACTATTTTGGGAGGCGCCTTCCTCTGCTGCTCCTGTCCACGAAGAGAAACTTCCTACCCACCCACCCGTGCCTACCCAAAGAGTGCCCCCTCAGCAGGAAAGGATTATGTATAA